In Candidatus Binataceae bacterium, the following are encoded in one genomic region:
- a CDS encoding DUF3109 family protein translates to MPPSPASTALSNWLRDYNEAPWRRYIDSLRGRGLLVDVDGILVDCEAMFRTRFHCDTRTCAGIDRDPETESCCTDYEVEITPEEKERIVANADAVLELLSRYDARRVNAQRSISEFFEESHSISLAKEKGRCVFSYRDSEGRLWCGLHSLALEKNVPVASIKPLTCVFFPVVVYRFENGDTLLTAISRDTAGLMEGAKDTQLPCLRIQKGDPMFMECRTAIETGFGSTFFAHLTSAAEQFAAAGGHPKGGAK, encoded by the coding sequence ATGCCACCCTCACCTGCTTCCACAGCGCTCAGCAATTGGCTGCGCGACTACAATGAGGCGCCCTGGCGCCGCTATATCGACTCACTTAGGGGCCGCGGTCTGCTCGTGGACGTCGACGGTATCCTTGTGGATTGCGAAGCAATGTTCCGGACGCGATTTCATTGCGACACGCGGACCTGTGCGGGGATTGATCGCGACCCTGAAACCGAGTCGTGCTGCACCGACTATGAGGTGGAGATAACCCCCGAGGAGAAGGAACGAATCGTCGCCAATGCCGATGCAGTCCTCGAGTTACTTTCCCGATACGATGCCCGGCGGGTAAACGCCCAGCGGTCCATCAGCGAGTTTTTCGAGGAATCACACTCGATCTCGCTGGCCAAGGAAAAAGGACGGTGCGTCTTTTCGTATCGCGACTCGGAGGGGCGATTGTGGTGCGGACTCCACTCTCTGGCCCTGGAGAAAAACGTTCCGGTCGCCTCGATTAAGCCGTTGACTTGCGTGTTCTTTCCGGTCGTTGTCTATCGGTTCGAAAACGGCGATACCTTGTTGACGGCGATCTCGCGTGATACCGCGGGCCTGATGGAGGGCGCCAAGGACACCCAACTTCCGTGCTTGCGCATTCAGAAAGGCGACCCGATGTTTATGGAATGCCGCACTGCAATTGAGACCGGTTTCGGGTCGACCTTCTTTGCACACCTGACCTCAGCGGCCGAGCAATTTGCGGCTGCTGGGGGTCACCCGAAGGGAGGAGCCAAATGA